One Streptomyces sp. V4I8 genomic window carries:
- a CDS encoding class I SAM-dependent methyltransferase, whose amino-acid sequence MTDSDFLTTTRTFYDAIAEDYATLFQDELANRPLERALLNVFAELVKGNGVDGGGAGGNGVGGNGLVADLGCGPGRTTGRLAALGLNVFGLDLSESMLAIARRENPEIRFEQGSMLELDLPDGTLAGALSFYSSIHTPVERLPALFAEFHRVLAPGAPLLVAFQAGDEHRHHDRPWGHPVSLTFQRRRPEDIADLLTAAGFALVSRTVREPDPALDETSPQAFLITRKPA is encoded by the coding sequence ATGACCGACTCCGACTTCCTGACCACCACCCGCACCTTCTACGACGCCATCGCCGAGGACTACGCGACGCTCTTCCAGGACGAGCTCGCGAACAGGCCGCTGGAGCGGGCGCTGCTGAATGTGTTCGCCGAACTCGTCAAAGGGAACGGAGTCGACGGGGGCGGAGCCGGCGGGAACGGAGTCGGCGGGAACGGGCTGGTGGCCGACCTGGGGTGCGGTCCCGGCCGGACGACCGGGCGCCTCGCCGCGCTGGGGCTGAACGTGTTCGGGCTCGACCTGTCGGAGTCGATGCTCGCGATCGCCCGTCGCGAGAACCCGGAAATCCGTTTCGAGCAGGGTTCGATGCTGGAGCTGGATCTCCCGGACGGCACGCTGGCCGGTGCCCTGTCCTTCTACTCCTCCATCCACACCCCCGTGGAGCGGCTCCCGGCCCTCTTCGCCGAGTTCCACCGCGTCCTGGCGCCCGGCGCACCCCTGCTCGTCGCCTTCCAGGCCGGCGACGAACACCGGCATCACGACCGGCCCTGGGGGCACCCGGTCTCGCTTACCTTCCAGCGTCGCCGGCCCGAGGACATCGCCGACCTGCTGACGGCGGCCGGCTTCGCCCTCGTCTCCCGGACGGTCCGCGAACCGGACCCGGCGCTCGACGAGACGTCACCGCAGGCGTTCCTGATCACCCGAAAGCCCGCGTGA
- a CDS encoding LysR family transcriptional regulator, which translates to MTLDDLRVFVAVCRAGSLSSVARELGCTQSAVSQHVKRLERETGVALLERQPRGVVPTQAGRVLEAAAAEGISGLDLAIRQLRDLVAGESGYVRVATGATTVRHFMSEAVVAYRRRHPQVNLEFRTVSSGRGSFDALTDGTLDLAWITLGPPVRGIEQRPVVELPWVLAVRADDPLARRPYVDAGADLRDVRLIRLPPNSASAAHLDAACAELGVRLAHDTSVADWDTALLLAELGVGRAVLPALPGLPVPGEGALRLIPLPDLRPLPVGWAVRRWDALSPPARAFADLVESHRRAGRG; encoded by the coding sequence ATGACCCTTGATGACCTGCGTGTGTTCGTGGCCGTGTGCCGGGCAGGGAGCCTGAGTTCGGTGGCCCGGGAGCTGGGGTGCACGCAGTCGGCGGTGAGCCAGCACGTGAAGCGGCTGGAGCGGGAGACCGGGGTCGCGTTGCTGGAGCGGCAGCCCCGCGGGGTCGTGCCGACGCAGGCCGGCCGGGTGCTGGAGGCGGCCGCCGCCGAGGGGATCTCCGGGCTGGATCTGGCGATACGGCAGCTGCGGGATCTCGTCGCCGGCGAGAGCGGGTACGTGCGGGTGGCGACCGGGGCGACGACCGTACGGCACTTCATGTCGGAGGCGGTCGTCGCGTACCGGCGGCGGCATCCCCAGGTCAACCTGGAGTTCCGCACGGTCAGTTCGGGCCGGGGCAGTTTCGACGCGCTGACCGACGGCACGCTCGACCTGGCCTGGATCACCCTCGGCCCGCCGGTGCGCGGCATCGAGCAGCGGCCGGTGGTGGAGCTGCCGTGGGTGCTGGCGGTGCGGGCCGACGATCCGCTGGCGCGGCGGCCGTACGTCGACGCCGGCGCCGACCTGCGTGACGTACGGCTGATCCGGCTGCCGCCGAACTCCGCCTCGGCGGCCCATCTGGACGCCGCCTGCGCGGAGCTGGGCGTCCGTCTCGCGCACGACACGAGCGTCGCCGACTGGGACACGGCGCTGCTGCTGGCCGAGCTGGGGGTCGGGCGGGCGGTTCTGCCCGCGCTGCCGGGGCTGCCCGTCCCGGGGGAAGGCGCCCTGCGTCTGATCCCCCTGCCCGACCTGCGCCCGTTGCCCGTGGGCTGGGCGGTCCGCCGCTGGGACGCGCTCAGCCCACCGGCCCGGGCCTTCGCGGACCTGGTGGAGAGCCACCGCCGGGCCGGGCGGGGCTGA
- a CDS encoding sugar ABC transporter substrate-binding protein — MNARTPHAPAVRRIAIALAASASALSLTACGVVDGLGGGDSSASPKKGDDITVGLLLPDKETARFEKFDYPLIKKEVGALTDGKGKLAYANAEASPDRQSQQFQQMIDDRVDVILVDALDAKGIASDVQKAKDAGIPVIAYDRLAEGPIDAYVSHDNELVGEVQGRALVEELGSKAASSKIVMMNGDPADPNTDRFKRGALEELEGEVKIVKKYDTDKWSPEVAKANMEKAIAAIGLNNIAAVYSANDGMAGAVIDAFKEAGASKIPPVTGQDANLDAVQRIVAGEQFMTVYKSFLLEATNAAKMAVYKVQGRDIEFDALTQDSVDSPTNKDIPAQLVAVVALTRNNIEETVIQDHVYTVKQICTPEYAADCAAIGLK; from the coding sequence GTGAACGCTCGTACCCCCCACGCCCCCGCTGTACGCCGTATCGCGATAGCCCTCGCCGCCTCCGCCTCGGCGCTGTCGCTCACGGCATGCGGTGTCGTCGACGGTCTCGGGGGCGGTGACAGCTCCGCGTCGCCGAAGAAGGGCGACGACATCACGGTGGGTCTCCTGCTGCCCGACAAGGAGACGGCGCGCTTCGAGAAGTTCGACTACCCGCTCATCAAGAAGGAAGTCGGCGCCCTCACCGACGGCAAGGGCAAGCTCGCCTACGCCAACGCCGAAGCGAGCCCCGACAGACAGAGCCAGCAGTTCCAGCAGATGATCGACGACCGGGTGGACGTGATCCTGGTGGACGCGCTGGACGCCAAGGGCATCGCGTCGGACGTGCAGAAGGCGAAGGACGCCGGTATTCCCGTTATCGCCTACGACCGGCTCGCGGAGGGCCCGATCGACGCGTACGTCTCCCACGACAACGAACTCGTCGGTGAGGTGCAGGGCCGCGCCCTGGTGGAGGAGCTCGGCTCGAAGGCCGCGTCCAGCAAGATCGTCATGATGAACGGCGACCCCGCCGACCCGAACACGGACCGGTTCAAGAGGGGCGCGCTCGAGGAGCTCGAGGGCGAGGTGAAGATCGTCAAGAAGTACGACACCGACAAGTGGTCGCCCGAGGTCGCCAAGGCGAACATGGAGAAGGCGATCGCCGCCATCGGGCTGAACAACATCGCCGCCGTCTACTCGGCGAACGACGGCATGGCGGGCGCCGTCATCGACGCCTTCAAGGAGGCGGGCGCGAGCAAGATCCCGCCGGTGACCGGGCAGGACGCGAACCTGGACGCGGTGCAGCGGATCGTCGCGGGCGAGCAGTTCATGACGGTGTACAAGTCCTTCCTGCTGGAGGCCACCAACGCCGCCAAGATGGCCGTGTACAAGGTCCAGGGGCGTGACATCGAGTTCGACGCGCTGACCCAGGACTCGGTCGACAGCCCGACCAACAAGGACATCCCGGCGCAGCTGGTCGCCGTGGTCGCCCTCACGCGGAACAACATCGAGGAGACGGTGATCCAGGACCACGTCTACACCGTCAAGCAGATCTGCACCCCCGAGTACGCGGCGGACTGCGCGGCGATCGGGCTGAAGTAG